One genomic window of Notamacropus eugenii isolate mMacEug1 chromosome 6, mMacEug1.pri_v2, whole genome shotgun sequence includes the following:
- the LOC140511107 gene encoding RNA-binding protein FUS, with protein MGRSDRGGFNKFGGPRDQGSRHDSEQDNSDNNTIFVQGLGENVTIESVADYFKQIGIIKTNKKTGQPMINLYTDSETGKLKGEATVSFDDPPSAKAAIDWFDGKDFSGNPIKVSFATRRADFNRGGGNGRGGRGRGGRSRGGPMGRGGFGGGGSGGGSRGGFPSGGGGGGGQQRAGDWKCPNPICENMNFSWRNECNQCKAPKPDGPGGGPGGSHMGGNFGDDRRGGRGGYDRGGYRGRGGDRGGFRGGRGEGDRGGFGPGKMD; from the coding sequence ATGGGCAGAAGTGACCGAGGTGGCTTCAATAAATTTGGTGGGCCCAGGGACCAAGGATCACGCCATGACTCTGAACAGGATAATTCTGATAATAATACCATCTTCGTCCAAGGCTTGGGTGAAAATGTTACCATTGAGTCCGTGGCAGATTACTTCAAGCAGATTGGCATTATTAAGACTAATAAGAAGACAGGGCAACCTATGATCAACTTGTATACAGACAGCGAGACAGGAAAGCTGAAAGGAGAGGCTACAGTATCGTTTGATGATCCCCCCTCTGCCAAGGCAGCTATTGATTGGTTTGATGGTAAAGATTTTTCTGGGAACCCCATTAAAGTCTCCTTTGCTACTCGAAGAGCAGACTTTAATAGAGGAGGTGGCAATGGTCGTGGTGGTCGTGGTCGTGGTGGTCGTAGTCGTGGAGGACCAATGGGCCGTGGAGGCTTTggaggtggtggcagtggtggtggtagcagagGAGGATTCCCtagtggaggtggtggtggtggagggcaACAGAGAGCTGGAGATTGGAAGTGTCCTAATCCCATATGTGAAAATATGAACTTTTCTTGGAGAAACGAGTGTAACCAGTGTAAAGCACCTAAACCTGATGGACCTGGAGGGGGCCCTGGAGGCTCTCACATGGGGGGTAATTTTGGAGATGATCGGAGAGGTGGCAGAGGTGGCTATGACCGTGGAGGGTACCGAGGCAGAGGCGGGGACCGAGGGGGATTCCGAGGGGGCCGGGGTGAAGGGGACAGAGGTGGCTTTGGACCTGGCAAGATGGATTGA